The sequence ACACTATGTCTTTTGTTGCCGTGAATAAGCGCTTCTTTGGTGTATTGGCCCTGATTGGCGCTGCGATGTTTTTATTTTCCACCTGTGTGAGCAGGCAGGCTGAAGAAATTGATCCGGTGATCATCCTGCCGGATAGCAACCGCCTGGTGGGATCCAAATCCTGCCAATCCTGCCACGCAGATATTTACCGGAATTTTTTAGCCACCGCACATAATAAAACATCCAAACCCGGACTCAAAAAATACATCCTCGGCAGTTTTGAAAAAGACAAGAGCACCTATGTGTTCAATGCCACGGATGGCGTGATAATGGCTGAAAACGACAGCGGGCTTTACCAGGCTAATTTCATCAACAGGAAGCTGGACAAGGCTTATAAGTTCGACATTGTGATTGGTTCCGGAGCACGCGGACAATCTTACCTCTACTGGTCGGGCAACCGCTTGTTCCAGTTACCCATTTCCTATTTTACCCAAACTGATTCCTGGTCCAATAGTCCGGGTTACCCCGAAGACTTTGCGATGTTCAGTCGTGGTATCCCCAGTGAATGTATGGGCTGCCATAGCTCGTACATTAAAGACATTTCCGATCCTGCAAAAAAATACGACGAATTCGACCGCAACCAGATCGTTTACGGCATCAACTGTGAGAAATGCCACGGTGCGGGCGGGAAGCACGTGGACTTCCATACCCAAAACCCGGCAGAAAAGCAGGCGAAATTCATCGTGAATGCAGCAAAACTCAGCCAGCGGCAACAATTGGATGCCTGTGGGGTTTGCCATTCCGGGATTAACAATGAAATGACCCTGCCCCTGGGTTTCCACACAGGCGATACCATCTACCACCAGCCGGAAATTGCATCAGACTCCATTGTAAAGCCTGATGTGCATGGCAACCAATATGGCCTCCTGGTCAAAAGCAAATGTTTCCGGGTGAGTGGCACCATCACCTGTTCTACCTGCCACAATGCCCATAACCAGGAGCGGGGGAACCTTGCCCTTTTTTCACAACGCTGCATGAGTTGCCATACGCCCGAAAAAGGACATTTCTGTACCATGGCCCCCGAAGCCGGAAAAGAAAACCTCGTCAGTAATTGTATCGATTGCCATATGCCCACCAGGGAATCGAAGTTCCTGAATGTGAAAGTATATGGTGAGGCCAAACATAAACCCGCGGTATTGCGTACGCACCAGATCGCCATCTATCCCGAAGACGCCAAAAAAATGCAGCAGTTCATGAAGGCTGCTAAGAAATAAAAATTGTATATTTCTGCAATAGTCGGGGGACTACCACCTAATTAATTTTTATTATGGGCTCCGCTTCACTGATTGCATTGACCATTGCCGCCATTGTGTTTGCTGCCGGCGGTATACTTACAGCAAGGCTGTTGGTAAAGGGTTCTGATAATCCACAGAAAGGCCAGGCCTACGAATGTGGTATCCCTACCGCAGGTTCACCCTGGAACCAGTTCAATATCGGTTATTACCTTTTTGCCCTCATCTTCCTGATTTTTGACGTGGAACTCATTTTCCTCTACCCATGGGCGGTAGTCGTAAAGAAAATGGGACTGGTTGCTTTAGCAGAGATCATCGTTTTCCTCTATATATTATTCATGGGCTTATTATATGCCCATAAAAAGGGAGCCCTAAAATGGATGTAAGAGAAGAGATCCGTGAAAAAACGAAGGACTTCCCCGGGGAAGTACACCCGGTGCCTGGCGGTGGCATCATGCTCAGCAGTTTTGATGATATCGTGAACTGGGCGAGGTCCAACTCCTTATGGCCACTGACCTTTGCCACCAGTTGCTGTGGCATTGAAATGATGTCGGTGGCTTCGTCCAAATATGATTTTTCCCGGTTCGGGTTTGAAGTGGCCCGCGCCACACCCCGGCAGGCCGATGTGATCATTATTGCCGGTACCATCGTCAACAAGATGGCGCCGGTGCTGAAGCGGCTCTATGACCAGATGGCCGATCCGAAATATGTGATCGCCATGGGTGCCTGTGCCATCAGCGGCGGGCCCTTCTTCTATAATACGTATTCTGTGGTGAAAGGTGCCGACCATATCATCCCGGTGGATGTATATATCCCGGGCTGTCCGCCAAGGCCGGAGGCGCTTTTACACGCGCTGATCGCCTTACAGGAAAAGATCAAGAGCGGCCTCACCCGGGACCAGATCCGCGGAGAAAAACCCCAGCCATGACACCGGAAATTTTCAAGGAATATATCGCCCAGGTCCTGCCCACCGCTACATTCGATGAAAGCGGTGAATGGCTGAATGTGCTGATCGCTCCTGCGGACTGGAAACCTTTTGCCCAAACCCTCAGGCAGTCGGAGCATAATTTTAATTACCTGTTCTGCCTCACCTGCATCGATTGGAAAACGCACCTTACCATGGTGTACCATCTATCGTCTACTGGTCACCGCCAGACGATAGTAGTGAAAGCCAATCTCGATCCTGCCAATCCGGAAATCGATACCGTATCGGATATCTGGCGCACAGCCGAATTCCATGAACGCGAAGTATATGACCTGTTTGGTGTGAAGTTCAGGGGGCATCCGGACCTCCGGCGGCTGATCCTGACCGATGATTTTGTAGGCTACCCCTTGCGAAAAGATTTTGAAGACCCGGTAAATATGATCAAACTGTAATAGCATGTACACCGAAACACAGATCATATCAACCACTACCGGCAATTCAGTATCGGATGCCCTCGACGGAACCGGGGAACTCATGATCAATGTAGGCCCGCAACACCCTGCTACGCATGGTGTATTGCACCTGGTGATCACACTGAACGGGGAGACCATCAAAAAAATTGAGCCACACCTTGGTTATATCCACCGCTCCATAGAGAAAATGTGCGAGAGCCTCAGTTACCGCCAATTCATTTATGTCACTAGCAGGATGGATTACCTGTCTTCGCATATCAATAACCACGCATGCGCCCTAACTGTAGAAAAAGGCCTGCAACTTGAAGTGCCCCCGCGGGCCCAGGTCATCAGGGTATTGATGGATGAACTCACCCGTATCGCTTCCCATGAACTCTGGTGGGGTGCGATGGCCATGGACCTCGGTGCCTTTACACCTTTCTTCTATGCCTTCCGGGAAAGGGAGACCATCAACGACATCATGGAAGAGACCTGCGGCGCCAGGCTGACCATGAATTATATTGGTCCGGGTGGTGTGATGTACGATATCCATCCCAATTTCCAGAAAAGGGTAAAGAGTTTCATCCAGCTCTTCAAGTCCAAGATCAACGAGTATGATGAACTGGTGACCGGCAATATCATTTTCCAGAACCGCATGAAAAACGTGGGTGTGCTATCAAAGGAGGATGCCATCTCCTTCGGCTGTACCGGACCGGTAGCCAGGGGCAGTGGGGTGAATTGTGATATCCGGAAACTCTTCCCGTATGAAATTTACGACAAGCTGCAATTTGAGGAGATCACGGAAACAGCCGGTGATTCATTTTCGCGGTACATGGTCCGCATCAGGGAGATGCACCAATCCATCAGCATACTGGAACAATTGATCGATAACATTCCTGAAGGAGATTTCCAGGCCAAGACAAAGGCCGTGCTGAAATTACCCAAAGGAGAATTTTATACGCGTGTGGAAACGGCCCGTGGGGAACTGGGCGTATATATCGTGAGTGAAGGTGGAACCACACCGTACAGGATCAAATTCAGGTCACCTGGATTTTCCAATTTGTCGGCGCTGGACCATATGGCCCGGGGCAGTAAACTGGGCGACCTGGTGGCTATGATGGGAACGCTCGACCTGGTGATTCCGGATATAGACCGATAAAAAAACAACTAACGATGTTCAGCTTAGAAGGACTGACCAATTCTGTACAACAATGGCTGTCTGCCCATTTCAGTGCAACAGGTGTGCTGCTGGTGGAAAGCCTGATCGTGATCGTATTGGCCATTACCTTGTTTGCCTTGCTTGGCCTCATCCTGGTGCTGATGGAAAGGAAAGTGGCGGCACATATGCAGATCCGGCTGGGGCCCAACCGCGTGGGACCGCAGGGCATGTTCCAGACTGCCGCCGATACGATGAAGCTGCTTATGAAAGAAGGACTCACGCCCGATGGTGCCGATAAGTTTTTATTTAACCTCGCGCCTTTCGTGGTGATGATCGTGGCCATGTTACTGTTAGCCCCGATCGCTTTCGCAAAAAACTTCCAGATCTGGGATATCAATATCGGGGTGCTCTTTGTTTCATCCGTGTCTTCGATTTCCGTTATTGGTATCCTGATGGCCGGGTGGGCCAGTAACAATAAATATTCTTTACTGGGTGCCATGCGCAGCGGCGCCCAGATCGTGAGTTATGAATTGTCCGCCGGCTTATCGATCATATCCATCGTGGTATTGACCGGAAGCCTGCAACTCTCCGATATTGTAGCCTCGCAACAGAACGGCTGGTGGTTGTTCAAGGGACATATACCGGCAGTCATTGCATTCGTCATTTTCATCATCGCCGTAACTGCTGAAACAAACCGGGCACCCTTTGATATGGCCGAAGCGGAATCTGAACTAACGGCGGGTTTTCATACGGAATATTCCGGGATGAAATTCGCGCTGTTCTTCCTGGCCGAGTATATCAATATTTTTATTGTTTGTGCCATTGGTGCCACGCTCTTCCTGGGTGGCTGGATGCCCCTCCATTTTGGTAACCTGCAGGGCTTTAACCACCTGATGGATTATATTCCTTCTTCTGTATGGTTTTTTGGGAAGGTGTTTTTCCTGATCTTTTTGATCATGTGGTTCCGGTGGACCTTCCCCAGGTTAAGGATCGATCAGTTGCTGAACCTGGAGTGGAAATATCTTTTGCCGATCAGTATGGTGAATTTATTGGTGATTACGGTGATGGCGATTATGGGCTGGCATTTTTGAAGGGTGAATAGTGAATGGTGAATGGGCGAGAAAGTTAATAGTGAATAGTGAATGGTGAATGGCTGGTACTATTCACTTATTGACCTATTGACCTATTGACGACCTATTCACCAAAATAAAAGAGAATGTTTATAAAAGATTATATAAAGGATGTGTACAACGCGGTGCGGTCATTGTTAACCGGTATGAAGACGACCGGGAAATATTTTATCCGCCCGGGCGAGATCATTACCCAGCAATATCCCGAGAACCGCGAACAGCTGCATCTTCCGGAAAGGTTCAAGGGTGAAGTGGTGATGATCCACGATGAAAATAATGAACATGCCTGTACAGGTTGTACCGCATGCGAACTGGCTTGTCCCAATGCCACCATTAAGATCATCACCAAATTTGATATCACACCAGAAGGCAAAAAGAAAAAGGCGCTCGACACATTCGTCTACCATTTGGAATTGTGCACACTTTGTAATTTGTGTATTATCGCCTGTCCGACAGATGCCATCAAAATGGCGCAGACTTTTGAGCACAGTGTGTATGACCGCAGCCAGCTGACCAAAAAGCTGAACCAGCCCGGATCAAAAATAAAGGAGGGTGTAGAATGAGTGCAGCCGCCATAACTTTTTACCTGATCTCCGCCTTTATACTGGGTGCCGGTATTTTGGCCGTCACTACCGAGAAGATCTTTCGTTCCGCTATCTGGTTATTGTTCTCACTGATAGGTATTGCCGCTTTGTACTTTTGGATGCAGGTCGAATTCATCGCCGCCCTGCAGATCATTGTATATGTTGGCGGCATTGTGGTGCTGATCATCTTTTCCATATTTCTTACCCAGGGCTCGGGAAATAAGATGAAGCCCCCCACGGTAAAACGGAATATGTATGCCATCCTCAGCGCAATATTTGGCTGCGCGTTTACCATCAACCTTATTCGTGGATATGGTTTCCGGGAAACCGCTACCGGCCCTTTTGAGGTAAAGGTGGCAGATATCGGCGAGCGGATGTTAAGCCTGACAGACTATGGGTATGTATTGCCATTTGAACTGGTGAGCATGCTTTTACTGGCCGCCATGATCGGCTGTATCGTGATCGCAATGAAACAACCGGACCCGGTTAAAAAGGAGGAAATATCATGAACGAGATTCCATTGACACATATCCTTTTTGTGAGTACAGCTTTGTTTTTCATTGGCATGTACGGATTGTTCACACGCCGCAACCTCATTACAATGCTCATGTCTGTTGAGTTGCTGCTGAATAGTGTGAACATCAATTTTGTGGCCTTCAACAAGTATCTCTATCCGCAAAACCTGGAAGGCGTATTTTTTACCATGTTTATCATCACCATAGCTGCGGCAGAAGCCGCTGTGGCGATTGCCATCATAATCAACCTGTACCGGAACCACCAGTCCATTGATGTGGAAGATGCCACTGACATGAAATATTAAAGTCTATGTTAAACGTTGCGTATATAGCTGCTATTCCCCTTTTGCCACTGGCCTGTTTTGTGGTGCTGGGCCTCTTTGGCAAAAAATATTTGCAGGGCGTGGCGGGCATGATGGGTACTTTGTCGCTGGCGATTTCCACCATCCTTTCTTTACTGGTGGCCTACCAGTATTTTTTTGTGTATGGAAAGGTGGACGGCACCTACCAGCAAATTATCCCGTTGAAATTAACCTGGTTGCAATTCAGTCCGGCTTTATCCATCGACCTCGGAATTTTACTCGATCCTATATCTGTAATGATGATCGTGGTAGTGAGTTTTGTTTCCCTGATGGTACACCTTTTTAGTTTGTGGTATATGAAAGGGGAGGAACGGTTTGCGACCTATTTCGCCTTCCTTTCACTCTTCACTTTCTCGATGCTTGGACTGGTGCTGTCCTCCAACATTTTCCAGATCTATATTTTCTGGGAACTGGTAGGCGTATCCTCCTTTTTACTCATTGGCTATTATTACAATAAATCATCGGCAGTGGCTGCTGCAAAGAAAGCATTCATTGTTACGCGGTTTGCTGATTTCGGCTTCCTGGTCGGCATCCTGGTACTGGCCTATTACAGCAATACATTGGATTTTGGCACGCTGATCGCAAGGCTGGCTGATGGCCAGTCCGCCGAATCACAATCGATCCATGCCGCAAGTTTTATGGGAGTTTCTGCCCTCACCTGGGCACTGGCCTTAGTATTTGCAGGTGGTGCCGGAAAGTCGGCCATGTTCCCCCTGCACATCTGGTTGCCTGACGCGATGGAAGGCCCAACCCCGGTGTCGGCACTGATCCACGCGGCAACCATGGTGGTGGCCGGAGTTTACCTTGTGGCGCGGCTCTTCCCCTTATTCAGTCTCGACCCTGCTGTACTGGCACTGGTCCGTTATACCGGTGTGATTTCCGCCTGTATTGCCGCGATCATTGCCTGCACCCAGACCGATATTAAAAGGGTGCTGGCCTTTTCCACCATGTCGCAGATCGGCTACATGATGTTTGCGCTGGGACTCTCCCCGGAGGGCGGCGATAATAACCTGGGTTATACGGCTTCCATGTTCCACCTCTTTACCCATGCTTTCTTCAAATCTTTATTGTTCCTGGGTGCAGGAGCGATCATCCATTTTGTGCACAGCAATGACCTGCGGGATATGGGCGGACTCCGGAAATTAATGCCACTCACCCATATCAGTTTTTTAATAGCCTGCCTGGCCATTGCCGGTATTCCCCCTTTTGCAGGTTTCTTTAGTAAGGAAACCTTTTTGATGGCGGTCTATGCATCGAGTAAGCCGCTTTTTATTATAGCCATCCTGGCTAGTGCGCTCACCGCATTTTATATGTTCCGCTTGTATTTTTCCATATTCTGGAGCAAGGCTGCTGATCAGGGTCACCACCATGGCGAAGGGAACATATGGATGAAGATTCCTTTGGTGGTATTGGCATTATGTTCCCTGCTGGCCGGGTTCCTGCCTTTTTCCGAATTTGTAACTGCGAGCGGCAAACCCATAGAAACACATATCCACCTGGACTTCTCGGTGGCGCCTGTTTTGGGGTCCCTCCTGGGAATTGTCCTGGCTGCCTGGCTATATAAAACAGCGAATGAAAAACCCGCTAAACTGGCCGCTTCATTTGGTGGACTCTACCAGGCGGCGTATAAAAAATTCTATATCGATGAAGTGTACCTTTTCATCACGAAAAAAATAATTTTTAACCTGGTGGGCAGGCCGGCGGCATGGTTCGACAGGAATATCGTGGACGGCACGATGAACCTGCTGGCCAATACAACAGCAGGCCTTTCGGCTTTGGTGAAAGGCTGGCAATCCGGCCAGGTGCAGCGATACGCCATGTATTTCTTTGGTGGCATTCTCGCAATGGGTGTATTATTCATTTACCTGTGGAAATAAAAAATTACGCATGAACCTAAACCTTCTCATCCTTGTGCCGCTGCTCACTGCAACAGGCATCCTGTTTTGCAGGGGTTTGAAACAGGTACGATCCCTTTCCCTGGCGGGCGCACTGGTGCAGCTGGTACTCAGCTTCGTGCTGCTCATCAGCTTCCTCAAAGAAAGGGCTGCTGGCAATAAGGCACCTATGTTGTTTGAATACAAGCAGGCCTGGTTCACGAGCCTGAACATCAATTACCATATCGGCGTTGATGGCATTTCTATTGCCATGATCTTACTCACAGCCTTTGTAGTGGTGGCCGGCGTGCTGGTGTCCTGGACCGTCGAAACCATGAGCCGGGAGTTTTTCTTTTTATTGCTCTTCCTCAGCCTGGGTGCTTATGGCTATTTCATTTCACTGGATCTCTTTACCCTCTTCTTCTTCCTGGAGATCTCAGTGATCCCGAAATTCCTGCTGATCGGCATCTGGGGCAGCGGGAAAAAAGAATACAGTGCCATGAAACTGGCCCTGATGTTAATGGGTGGGTCGGCCTTGTTATTTGTTGGTCTGGCCGGACTCTACTTCAATACAGCTGCTGCAGGCGGCGGTTATACTTTTGACCTCATGGAAATTGCCGCGAGAAAAATTCCCGTGGATGCGCAAATGATCTTTTTCCCTTTTGTATTCCTGGGCTTCGGCATCTTTACGGCGATATTCCCTTTCCACACCTGGGTGCCCGATGGCCACGCCTCCGCACCAACAGCGGCTTCGATGTTCCTTGCCGGTATTTCCATGAAACTGGGTGGCTATGGCTGCCTCCGGGTGGCCAGCTTCCTGATGCCGGAAGGCGCCGCTGCATATTCCTGGGTCATCATCCTGCTGGCTACTATCGCTATTATTTATGGCGCTTTCGCCACCATGATGCAGACCGACCTCAAATACATTAACGCCTATTCTTCGGTGAGCCACTGCGGTTTTGTGTTATTGGGTATTGGTATGCTGACGCAAACATCCATCGTCGGTGCCGTGCTGCAAATGGTGTCACATGGACTGATGACCGCACTTTTCTTTGCCGTAATAGGTATGATCTATACGCGCACACACACAAGGCAGGTGGCCCAGTTGGGTGGCCTGCTGAAAGTGATGCCTTTTATCTCCTCGGTTTTTGTAATTGCCGGTTTATGCTCGCTGGGCTTACCCGGACTGAGTGGCTTTGTGGCTGAAATGACGGTCTTCATGGGGTCCTGGCAAAACCCGGATCAAGGGTACCGTTTTGCGACCATCCTGGCCTGCGCGTCAATTGTTGTAACGGCCGTGTATATCCTCAGGGCCACCGGGCAAACAGTGATGGGGCCAGTTACCACTGCACACCAGCAATTGGGCGATGCTGCCTGGTATGAAAGGACAGCTGCCGTATTACTGGTTGCCGGCATCCTGGTCATCGGCCTGCTTCCATTCTGGCTTATTGAACTGGTGCAGCCAGGCTCCGCATTAATCATGTCAAAATTCTTACCCTAACACTAACGCTGCACGATGAACGATGTATTGTTAATCATGAAACAGGAACTGCTCCTAACGGTCATCATCTTTGTGTTGCTGACACTGAAGGTGGGGAAAGGCATGGGCAATGCCGGGTTACTGAACCTGGTCAACTTCCTGCTGGTCCTGAATCTATTGGCAGGTTTTATTTTCCCGAAGGCGGGTATGCTCTTCAGTGATATGTACCACACCAGCCCGCTCATCATTCTTGAGAAGAATATCCTTAACCTTGGCACCCTCATCATTTCGCTGCAATCTTATGCCTGGTTGAAAGACCATGAGCATGTGTCGGAATTTTATATTTTATTATTAAGCACTTTGCTGGGGATGTACTTCATGATCTCCGCGGGAAACCTGTTGATGTTTTACCTTGGCCTTGAACTGTCTACCATTCCGCTGGCAGCAGTGGCGAACTTTGACCTGGGCAAAAGGAAGTCATCCGAGGCCGCCATGAAACTGATCATCTCTTCAGCATTCTCATCCGGCCTCTTGTTGTTCGGCATCTCGCTGGTTTATGGAATCACCGGCACCATTGGATTTGCGGGAATTGCCACACAGATCAATGGCAGTCCCCTCCATTTGTTTGCCTTCATTTTGTTGCTGGCTGGTTTTGGGTTCAAGATCTCTGCCGTTCCATTTCACCTCTGGACCGCCGATGTGTATGAAGGGTCACCTATTGCTGTTACTGCATACCTTTCGGTGATCTCAAAAGCCGCTGTATTGTTTGTTTTTGTTTCCGTACTGTACACGGTGTTTAAACCCATTGCCGGCAGCTGGTATGCTATGGTTTCATTGCTTGCCGTGGCC comes from Flavihumibacter fluvii and encodes:
- a CDS encoding multiheme c-type cytochrome gives rise to the protein MGRIFFLNTMSFVAVNKRFFGVLALIGAAMFLFSTCVSRQAEEIDPVIILPDSNRLVGSKSCQSCHADIYRNFLATAHNKTSKPGLKKYILGSFEKDKSTYVFNATDGVIMAENDSGLYQANFINRKLDKAYKFDIVIGSGARGQSYLYWSGNRLFQLPISYFTQTDSWSNSPGYPEDFAMFSRGIPSECMGCHSSYIKDISDPAKKYDEFDRNQIVYGINCEKCHGAGGKHVDFHTQNPAEKQAKFIVNAAKLSQRQQLDACGVCHSGINNEMTLPLGFHTGDTIYHQPEIASDSIVKPDVHGNQYGLLVKSKCFRVSGTITCSTCHNAHNQERGNLALFSQRCMSCHTPEKGHFCTMAPEAGKENLVSNCIDCHMPTRESKFLNVKVYGEAKHKPAVLRTHQIAIYPEDAKKMQQFMKAAKK
- a CDS encoding NADH-quinone oxidoreductase subunit A, whose amino-acid sequence is MGSASLIALTIAAIVFAAGGILTARLLVKGSDNPQKGQAYECGIPTAGSPWNQFNIGYYLFALIFLIFDVELIFLYPWAVVVKKMGLVALAEIIVFLYILFMGLLYAHKKGALKWM
- a CDS encoding NADH-quinone oxidoreductase subunit B, which produces MDVREEIREKTKDFPGEVHPVPGGGIMLSSFDDIVNWARSNSLWPLTFATSCCGIEMMSVASSKYDFSRFGFEVARATPRQADVIIIAGTIVNKMAPVLKRLYDQMADPKYVIAMGACAISGGPFFYNTYSVVKGADHIIPVDVYIPGCPPRPEALLHALIALQEKIKSGLTRDQIRGEKPQP
- a CDS encoding NADH-quinone oxidoreductase subunit C; the protein is MTPEIFKEYIAQVLPTATFDESGEWLNVLIAPADWKPFAQTLRQSEHNFNYLFCLTCIDWKTHLTMVYHLSSTGHRQTIVVKANLDPANPEIDTVSDIWRTAEFHEREVYDLFGVKFRGHPDLRRLILTDDFVGYPLRKDFEDPVNMIKL
- a CDS encoding NADH-quinone oxidoreductase subunit D → MYTETQIISTTTGNSVSDALDGTGELMINVGPQHPATHGVLHLVITLNGETIKKIEPHLGYIHRSIEKMCESLSYRQFIYVTSRMDYLSSHINNHACALTVEKGLQLEVPPRAQVIRVLMDELTRIASHELWWGAMAMDLGAFTPFFYAFRERETINDIMEETCGARLTMNYIGPGGVMYDIHPNFQKRVKSFIQLFKSKINEYDELVTGNIIFQNRMKNVGVLSKEDAISFGCTGPVARGSGVNCDIRKLFPYEIYDKLQFEEITETAGDSFSRYMVRIREMHQSISILEQLIDNIPEGDFQAKTKAVLKLPKGEFYTRVETARGELGVYIVSEGGTTPYRIKFRSPGFSNLSALDHMARGSKLGDLVAMMGTLDLVIPDIDR
- the nuoH gene encoding NADH-quinone oxidoreductase subunit NuoH; this encodes MFSLEGLTNSVQQWLSAHFSATGVLLVESLIVIVLAITLFALLGLILVLMERKVAAHMQIRLGPNRVGPQGMFQTAADTMKLLMKEGLTPDGADKFLFNLAPFVVMIVAMLLLAPIAFAKNFQIWDINIGVLFVSSVSSISVIGILMAGWASNNKYSLLGAMRSGAQIVSYELSAGLSIISIVVLTGSLQLSDIVASQQNGWWLFKGHIPAVIAFVIFIIAVTAETNRAPFDMAEAESELTAGFHTEYSGMKFALFFLAEYINIFIVCAIGATLFLGGWMPLHFGNLQGFNHLMDYIPSSVWFFGKVFFLIFLIMWFRWTFPRLRIDQLLNLEWKYLLPISMVNLLVITVMAIMGWHF
- a CDS encoding 4Fe-4S binding protein, producing the protein MFIKDYIKDVYNAVRSLLTGMKTTGKYFIRPGEIITQQYPENREQLHLPERFKGEVVMIHDENNEHACTGCTACELACPNATIKIITKFDITPEGKKKKALDTFVYHLELCTLCNLCIIACPTDAIKMAQTFEHSVYDRSQLTKKLNQPGSKIKEGVE
- a CDS encoding NADH-quinone oxidoreductase subunit J family protein, producing MSAAAITFYLISAFILGAGILAVTTEKIFRSAIWLLFSLIGIAALYFWMQVEFIAALQIIVYVGGIVVLIIFSIFLTQGSGNKMKPPTVKRNMYAILSAIFGCAFTINLIRGYGFRETATGPFEVKVADIGERMLSLTDYGYVLPFELVSMLLLAAMIGCIVIAMKQPDPVKKEEIS
- the nuoK gene encoding NADH-quinone oxidoreductase subunit NuoK, which produces MNEIPLTHILFVSTALFFIGMYGLFTRRNLITMLMSVELLLNSVNINFVAFNKYLYPQNLEGVFFTMFIITIAAAEAAVAIAIIINLYRNHQSIDVEDATDMKY
- the nuoL gene encoding NADH-quinone oxidoreductase subunit L, whose protein sequence is MLNVAYIAAIPLLPLACFVVLGLFGKKYLQGVAGMMGTLSLAISTILSLLVAYQYFFVYGKVDGTYQQIIPLKLTWLQFSPALSIDLGILLDPISVMMIVVVSFVSLMVHLFSLWYMKGEERFATYFAFLSLFTFSMLGLVLSSNIFQIYIFWELVGVSSFLLIGYYYNKSSAVAAAKKAFIVTRFADFGFLVGILVLAYYSNTLDFGTLIARLADGQSAESQSIHAASFMGVSALTWALALVFAGGAGKSAMFPLHIWLPDAMEGPTPVSALIHAATMVVAGVYLVARLFPLFSLDPAVLALVRYTGVISACIAAIIACTQTDIKRVLAFSTMSQIGYMMFALGLSPEGGDNNLGYTASMFHLFTHAFFKSLLFLGAGAIIHFVHSNDLRDMGGLRKLMPLTHISFLIACLAIAGIPPFAGFFSKETFLMAVYASSKPLFIIAILASALTAFYMFRLYFSIFWSKAADQGHHHGEGNIWMKIPLVVLALCSLLAGFLPFSEFVTASGKPIETHIHLDFSVAPVLGSLLGIVLAAWLYKTANEKPAKLAASFGGLYQAAYKKFYIDEVYLFITKKIIFNLVGRPAAWFDRNIVDGTMNLLANTTAGLSALVKGWQSGQVQRYAMYFFGGILAMGVLFIYLWK
- a CDS encoding complex I subunit 4 family protein, with translation MNLNLLILVPLLTATGILFCRGLKQVRSLSLAGALVQLVLSFVLLISFLKERAAGNKAPMLFEYKQAWFTSLNINYHIGVDGISIAMILLTAFVVVAGVLVSWTVETMSREFFFLLLFLSLGAYGYFISLDLFTLFFFLEISVIPKFLLIGIWGSGKKEYSAMKLALMLMGGSALLFVGLAGLYFNTAAAGGGYTFDLMEIAARKIPVDAQMIFFPFVFLGFGIFTAIFPFHTWVPDGHASAPTAASMFLAGISMKLGGYGCLRVASFLMPEGAAAYSWVIILLATIAIIYGAFATMMQTDLKYINAYSSVSHCGFVLLGIGMLTQTSIVGAVLQMVSHGLMTALFFAVIGMIYTRTHTRQVAQLGGLLKVMPFISSVFVIAGLCSLGLPGLSGFVAEMTVFMGSWQNPDQGYRFATILACASIVVTAVYILRATGQTVMGPVTTAHQQLGDAAWYERTAAVLLVAGILVIGLLPFWLIELVQPGSALIMSKFLP
- a CDS encoding NADH-quinone oxidoreductase subunit N; translated protein: MKQELLLTVIIFVLLTLKVGKGMGNAGLLNLVNFLLVLNLLAGFIFPKAGMLFSDMYHTSPLIILEKNILNLGTLIISLQSYAWLKDHEHVSEFYILLLSTLLGMYFMISAGNLLMFYLGLELSTIPLAAVANFDLGKRKSSEAAMKLIISSAFSSGLLLFGISLVYGITGTIGFAGIATQINGSPLHLFAFILLLAGFGFKISAVPFHLWTADVYEGSPIAVTAYLSVISKAAVLFVFVSVLYTVFKPIAGSWYAMVSLLAVATITTGNLFAIRQDNFKRFLAFSSIAQVGFMLVAITGSSAAGNAAVVYFILIYVFSNLAAFGVIALVSAATGKENISDYKGFYSTNPALSWVLAIGLFSLAGIPPTAGFFGKFFLLFAGAAKGNYVLVTIAAMNMIISFYYYLRVIKAIFMDKAEQPIRPLAIPAYPKLAFVICISGIVFVGFARFVYDYIHSLSIGF